From Camelus dromedarius isolate mCamDro1 chromosome 12, mCamDro1.pat, whole genome shotgun sequence, the proteins below share one genomic window:
- the LOC105106898 gene encoding olfactory receptor 4X2 — protein sequence MADTRNVTEFIFLGLSPSRNVQKVCFVIFLLLYTATVLGNLLIVLTVMTSRSLSSPIYFFLSHLSFVEICYSSTTAPKLISDFLAERKAIFFWGCVSQVFFMHFFGGTEIFLLTVMAYDRYVAICKPLNYTTIMNWQVCAVLVGIAWVGGFVHSFAQVLLIFRLPFCGPNVIDHYFCDVLPLLKLACSDTFLIGLLIVANGGTLSVISFVVLVASYVVILLHVKNQSSEGRRKALSTCGSHIAVVTLFFGPCIFIYLRTSTTLPADRMVAVFYTVITPLLNPVIYSFRNAEVKKAMKRLWIRAMKLDEK from the coding sequence ATGGCTGACACACGCAATGtgacagaatttatttttctgggaCTTTCTCCTAGTCGGAATGTGCAGAAAGTTTGCTTTGTGATATTTCTGCTCTTGTACACAGCAACTGTGCTGGGCAATTTGCTCATTGTGCTCACTGTCATGACCAGCAGAAGCCTCAGCTCCCCCATATACTTCTTCCTCAGCCACCTGTCCTTTGTGGAGATCTGCTACTCCTCTACCACAGCCCCCAAACTCATCTCAGATTTTCTGGCTGAAAGGAAAGCCATATTTTTCTGGGGCTGCGTGTCACAGGTTTTCTTTATGCACTTCTTTGGTGGCACTGAGATTTTCCTGCTCACtgtgatggcctatgaccgctacgtggccatctgcaagcccctCAACTACACCACCATCATGAACTGGCAGGTGTGTGCCGTCCTGGTGGGAATAGCCTGGGTAGGTGGCTTTGTGCATTCCTTTGCCCAAGTCCTTCTCATCTTCCGCTTGCCTTTCTGTGGCCCCAATGTGATTGACCACTACTTCTGTGATGTGCTTCCTCTGCTCAAACTTGCCTGTTCTGACACCTTCCTCATTGGTCTCCTGATTGTTGCTAATGGGGGGACCCTGTCTGTGATCAGCTTCGTGGTCCTGGTAGCCTCCTACGTGGTCATTTTGCTCCATGTGAAGAACCAAAGCTCTGAGGGGCGGCGCAAGGCCCTCTCCACCTGTGGGTCCCATATCGCTGTGGTCACCTTGTTCTTTGGGCCCTGCATCTTCATCTACCTGAGGACCTCTACCACTCTGCCTGCGGACAGGATGGTGGCTGTGTTTTACACAGTGATCACCCCCCTCCTCAACCCTGTCATCTACTCCTTCAGAAATGCTGAAGTGAAGAAGGCCATGAAGAGGCTGTGGATCAGGGCAATGAAACTAGAtgagaaataa